In the Pedobacter cryoconitis genome, AAAGAATAAAGGAATTGATATTGAACTCAGTACTAAAAACTTTACTGGTGCCTTTAAATGGAATACGAGTTTCAATATTGGTTTCAACAAAAACAGGGTTACTAACCTATACCTGGATCAGCCAGTAGCCAGGTTCGCTAATCAGAATATTACAGTAGGCCGTGATATGAATTCCTGGTATACCAGAGAATGGGCTGGTGTAGACCCTGCTAATGGAGATCCATTATGGTATATGACCAAAGCAGATGGTACTACAACGACCACTAACAATTACAATGCTGCAGAGAGAAGATACGTAGGCACTTCGTCACCAAAATTCACTGGTGGTATGGGCAATGAGTTTACTTACAAGAATTTCAGCTTAAATACATTCTTCAATTTTGTATATGGCAGTAAGATTTATAATGCCGACCGGGAAGTATTTGATGCGGATGGTGCCTATCCTCAATACAACAGTATGCTCTTAAAGGATGGCTGGAACAGATGGGAAAATTCCGGAGATATGGCCACGCATCCAAAAGCTGTAGTGAATGGGAATAAATTATCCAATAAACCTTCTTCCAGATATTTAGAAGATGGTTCTTACTTGAGATTAAGGAATATTACCCTTGGCTATAGTTTCTCTGATGCCATTACTAAAAGACTTAAAATTTCAAATCTGAGAGTTTATGTAAGTGCAGACAACCTGGTTACTTTCACCAAGTTTTCGGGCATGGATCCGGAAGTTGCCGATTTAGATCCTTCTACTATATTCTCTACGCCAAATACGAGTGGGGTAAGCGGCACCAAATACCCGATTAGTAAAAAGATATTATTCGGTGTTAACATAGGTTTTTAAGTATAAAAAAAATTACAAAAATGACTAACAGCTATAAAACAATAGTAGCTATGGCGCTTATCGTGTCTGCTACAGCCTGTAAAAAAGACCTGACGCTTCCTCCTTATAGTGGTATCGTTAATGAAACCGTAGTAGGCACGCTTGAAGGACTTCAATCAGCCACTATCGGAACTTATAATTATATCAAGGATCCTTATTATATACGTAATTACCACATATTTGCTGAGTATGCAAGTGATAATGTTTCTTTAAGTGGTACAACCACTGACCCTTTATTTTATGCTTATAATTATCAGCATCAAAAAAACCAGGGCAATGCAGAAAACTTCTGGCGCAAAGGTTATCAGGCCATTTTCGGTACCAATGTGGTTATTGAAAAAGTAGTGGAAAGTGAAGACCCTGTAAGAAACCAGCTGCTTGGAGAAAACTATTTTTTAAGAGCAATGATCCATTTTGATCTGGTTAAATTCTTCGGACGGCCTTATACGGATAACAACGGTGAGTCTTTAGGTGTGATGCTTAAAACAAATACTGATGTAAAAGAATTACCAGCCAGATCCAGGGTAAAAGATGTTTATGCTTTAGTAGTTAGCGATTTACTAAAATCGATCAAGCTAATGAACAGTACAAAAAACAATAATTTTGCTTCTAAAGAAGTGGCCATAGCGCTATTGAGCAGAGTTTATCTGTATATGGGAGATTATAAAAATGCCTTTGATTATGCAGATCAGGTAATTAAAAGCGGACGTTATTCGCTATTGCCCTCTGCTGGATATTCAAAATATTTTACGAGTGTTCCTGAGGGAAATCCAGAAACCATTTTTGCGATAAGACATGTACTTAAAGATGACCGCCTTGATGATGCGATTGGTTCGATGTACTGGGGCGGAGCAATTGGTTATGGTGAAATGTATGCCTCACAATCTTACAGAGATTTAGTTCATAAATTCCCTGAAGATTTACGTAATTCATTTGTCGTTCCGCAATATGAAAAAAATGCTGACGGAACTGTTAAGAAAGATGCACAGGGAAACCCTGTTCTTCAGAAAAGAAATGGTTATCCCAAATACTTCATTAACAAGTACTCATTTCAAGAAGGCTATGAAACTTTAAGTTCTCCTGTGGTCTTGAGATTAGCAGAAATGTATTTGACAAGAGCAGAATGTGCTTTCCAGTTGGGCAGGCCAAACGATGCCCTGGTTGATGTTAACGTCATCAGAAGCCGCGCGGGATTAAGTGGAAATGCTTTATTTTCTTCAGGTAACCTGATGGGTTATACGAATGTATTGGATGTGATACTGGATGAAAGAAGATTGGAATTTGCATTTGAGTCTCAGCGTAAGTTCGATATTTTCAGAAATAAGAAAACATTAAACAGAGATTATCCGGGTACTCACCTGACATCCGGACAAACCACACAGCAAATTCCATATACGGATCCACGTGTGATCTTCTTTATTCCAGAGAATGATATTGTACTCAACCCTAACCTGGTTCAAAATCCTTAACCTAAAACCATATACCTATGAAGACCATTATTTTATCCTTATCGTTCCTATCTCTTTTGATAGGGACCTCTTGTAAAAAAAGTGATGCCAATACAGCAGACAACACGAAAACGCCCAAAGAGATTAATGATTTTGTAGCAACCGGGCCAAAGATTGCGATTGCCTTAGGTGGAAATGCCTGGGTAAAAACTACTGCGAGTGAACAGATTAATAACAACGGCCTCGCGAACTGGACCAATGCGGGTGCAGTGACCAGTGTTTACTTCAGAACTGAAAAGCCGGGTATGGTGACGGTTGCTTTAAGAATGAAAGTCCCTTCAGGAAACAGTACGTTTAAAGTATCAACGGGTACACAGTCGATCACTAAAACAGCATCAAATTCATCATTTGATACGGTAGCAGTTGGAAATTTCAATATTACTGCCAAAGGGTATATCAAATTTGATATACAGGGAATCAGTAAAACAGGTGATTATTTTGGTGAGGTTTCCGATCTGATTATCAGCGGAAAACCAGTAACCGATACGGTATCTTATGCCAAAGACAACATTGATTCCCGTTTTTACTGGGGACGCAGAGGGCCTTCGGTACATGTGAACTATACCATTCCTGATGCGATTAAAAATAATGTAGAATGGTTTTACAACGAGATCAATGTTCCTGCAGGTTCAGATCCGACTGGTTCTTATTTCATGTCTAACGGTTTTGGCGAAGGTTACTTCGGTATCCAGGTCAATTCGGCTACAGAACGCAGAGTATTGTTTTCGCTATGGAGTCCTTTCCCTACGGATGATCCCGCAACCATACCAGATGACAAAAAGATTAAACTGATCAAAAAAGGTACAGCTGTACATACTGGTGAATTTGGTAATGAAGGTTCTGGTGGCCAGAGTTACCTGATTTATCCATGGGCAGCAGGAAAAACCTACACTTTTTTAACCAGAGCACAGCCGGATGCAGTAACGAACAAGACGGTTTATACTTCTTATTTTAAACCTGCCGATGGCAACTGGACATTAATTGCAAGTTTTGAACGTCCTGCAACCAATACCAGATTGAAAAGTCTGTATTCCTTTCTGGAGAATTTCAATCCGGAAATGGGAAATATAGAACGAAAAGCTAATTATGGAAACCAGTGGGCAATAGACACGAATGGTAACTGGACAGAAATTACAGCGATGAAATTTACGGGTGATGATATTGCAAACAGAGGATACAGAAAAGATGTTGGCGGGGGCGTAAATGGCAACCAGTTCTTTTTAAGAAACGGAGGATTTTTTAGTGATGCAACTGCACTGAAACAGACCTTTAACAGACCTTCCACTGGTGCTGCACACCCGGTGATTGATTTCAGTAATCTGCCTTAGGAAGATCCGGAACAATTTATCATTTGATATGCATCAATTAGCCCTGGCAATAATGGCCGGGGCTTTTTATTTAATCATTTTAATTACTTATATTAAAAGATAATTGTAACATTTGGAACAAATGTCAGATAAACCAACTACCATCAAAGAGATAGCAAAGCTTCTTGACATCTCGGTTTCGACCGTATCCAGAGCTTTGAACGACCATTCCAGCATAGGTTTAATCACAAAAATGCGTGTAAAAAAGATGGCCAAAGAGCTTAATTATGAGCCCAATCAAAGAGCTATTCAATTTTTACAAGGTAAATCAAATACGATAGGCGTTATTTTACCAGAACTGGCTGAATCCTTTTTCTCTGCAGCAATCAGTGGGATTGAAGATATCGCTTATCAAAGAAATTATACTGTTCTGCTCGCCCAGTCACATGACGATGCAGACAGAGAGAAACTCCTGATCGAAAAGATGAAGATGCAGCGCGTTGACGGCCTGTTGATTTCAGTTTCTAAAACGACCAATACCTACGAACATTTTGAGGCTTTTAAAAAGTCAAATATTCCTATCGTATTTTTCGACCGCATCCCTCCAGTAAAGAATATACATTTTGTAGCCTCTAACCTGGAATCTGGTACTTTTGAAGCCGTGAACTTTTTATTGAAGAAAGGTCACCGTACAATTGGTATGATTAACGGCCCTACTAACCTGGTAGCCAGCACAGAAAGAAAAAATGGGTATATCAAGGCAATGACTTCTCACCGGTTAAAATTTGATCCTTCTTTAATGGTCAATTGTGATTTGACAGAGGCAGGTACGATTGAGTCTATGGATAACTTCCTGAATCATAAACGCAAGCCGACAGCAATCGTGACTTTCAATGATTATGTAGCTTTATTTGCGATCCGCTATGCACGTTCTTTAAATATACAAATTAATAAAGAGATCGACTTTGTAAGTTATGCAAATCTGCCACTGATCAATTATATGGACTTCACTCCGATTGCTTCTGTAGAGCAGTTTCCTTATAAACAGGGAAAGAAAGCCGCCGACATTTTACTGGATCTGATTAACAAACCAAAAAGTGATTCTGATACGGAACCTGCTTACTATAATGTAGTTGTAGAGTCAGAGCTGATCATTAGCAAGGATAAATAAGTTTACACAAACGTTTGCACAACGATCTGATAGCGAAATTGATTAAGTTTGAGTTTACGAAAAAATAAACCCGCTTAATTTATGCTTGATCAAATTTTACCGTTGTACGGAATGGAGACTGCTGGAAATAACGTACAATTATTTGGAGATGGTCTGATCAATCGTACCTGGAAAATAACCACACCAACCAACGGATATATATTACAGCAGGTTAATCAATCTGTCTTTAAAAAGCCTCACGATATAGACCGGAATATAGTTGCACTGAAGTCTTATTTAAGTAAAACACATCCTGAATATCTTTTTGTTTCTGCACTTCCCGGATTATCCGGCGATTCGTTAATGGAAACACCAGAAGGATATTTCAGGTTATTTCCTTTTGTAGAGAATTCTCATTCGCTGAATGTATTGAATAAAAAAGAAGAAGCTTATGAAGGCGCAAAGCAATTCGGAAGGTTCTCCAGGTTACTAAATGATTTTGACGTTAAAAAATTGCACATTACCCTGCCTGATTTCCATAACCTGACCTTACGTTTCAATCAGTTTACTGTAGCAGTAGCACAGGCTTCTGGTCAGCGGAAAGAAAAGTCTGAAGACTTAATTTCTTTCATCATGAAACACGCGGATATTGTGACTACTTATAAAAAGATAGTAGAAGACAAAGAGATCCCGCAGCGGGTAATTCATCATGATACAAAAATTAATAATGTTCTTTTTGACCAGGAAAATAAAGGGATTTGCATCATCGATCTGGATACGGTAATGCCGGGATATTTCATAAGCGATGTGGGTGATATGATGAGAACATATTTATCTTCTGCGAATGAAGAAGAAACAGATCTGACTAAAATCAATGTCAGGAAAGATTTTTTTAAAGCCATATATGATGGGTATATGGAAGAGATGGGCGATGTATTAACTGCAACAGAGAAAAGCTATTTCACTTATGCCGGAAAGTTTTTGATTTATATGCAGGTTATCCGCTTCCTGACAGATTACCTTCAAAATGATATTTATTATGGGGAGAAGTATGAAGGCCATAATCTGGAACGGGCTAAAAATCAGGTCACTTTACTGGAAAGATATCTGGAACTGGAACCTGAACTGGAAGAAATTAAAGGAAAGATCACGATTCAGTAAAGGATAGTTCATTGGCTATTCGTATTTCCTGATTTTTATAAGCGGCTTTAGCCTTACTCAAATAATTACTTATGGTGCTGTAATTAAACTGTGGGATCCAGTGTCTAAATCGACATGGATCCCACTTTTTGTTGCAATTATACACCTTTACGTGCCAGCTCAACCATTTGTACTACTTCTTCTGCAACAGCCTCGGCTCTTCCTTCAAAACCAGCCACTTGAAAGCGAACCCTACCATTACCATCAATAATAAATTTCGCAGGTATTCCATCTATTTTAAATGCATCGGCGGCTGCACTATGTTTAGTAGATTGATTTCTTGGATCCATATACAAATCAAATTTATAGTTGCGCTTGCTTAGGAAAGTCTTAGCATCGGTTAAGGGATCGCTAACATTTTCCCAGGTATGGATAAACAAAAATTTAACATCAGGATCATTAGCGTATCTGTTTACAGCCATTTGCATAGCAGGAAAAGATTCAACACAGGGTCCGCACCAGGTAGCCCAAAAATCCAGTATGATTGTTTTACCTTTAAAATCTGCTAATGAAACTGTTTTCCCATTCACATCAGTTACCGTAAAATCCGGAGCAGCTTTGTTAACCATTAATGGTGAAACATGGGCTTTAATCTTATCAATAAAAACCTTTTGCAAGCTGGCAATATAGGCATCTACATCCTTACCAGGATTTAATGTTGCGTAGCCTTTTCTTACCTGTTCAATATAACTTTGATCAAATTCCCCCTTTCTAACCGCTTCTGCCAAAACGGGCAAAGCTTCCTCATATTTACCATTTAAGCTCGATAAGAAAGCATAGTTTTCAATAAGCTCCTCATCTCTGTCTTTAATCTTATTATAGGCTTCGGTAGTGTATTGATATGCCTCCTCATATTTACCAGCTTTGAACAGCAGCTTACCGTAAATATTGATATAATCGTCATAGGCTGACTTTGGATCAACTTTCAATGGTTCTTTTAAAGCAGTCTGACCTTTTATTTGTTTTGCGCTTGCTAATTCAATGGTGGCAAGTTCCAAAGCTGCAGCCTTGTCAACAGCAGCCATGATCTCAATAGCCATTGCTACGGCCCTTACTTTAAATACAGGGTCTTGCATTGAATTGATAAAGTGAAGAACCCGGGCTGAGTTTGGAACTTCAGCATATGCACTGGATAACAAACTTTTTTCCATATCCAGGTTAACATCCGGATATTGCTTAATCATAGATTGAAGCAACGTTTCCATTTCCGGAACTCCTCCTTTCAATTGGAGAAATGAAGTTAATCTTAACATTCTTGCACTCTGGCTTTGCGGATATTTTTTTAGCAGACTTTTAGTCACCGTCTCCTTTTTCGCTGCATTTTTATCATAGTATTGAACTAATACCATCAAATCTTCATCCGATCCATTTTCTAAGATCTTTATCTTTTGCAGGATTATCTTATGATTCTTTTCAACCTTTAACGCGTTTAATTTTGACTCAATGGATGTCCCTTTTCTTTTTTGTGCAAGTATACTTAACGAACTAAGCATCAAAATTGCCAGAATTATTTTTTTCATCAGTGTATATTATTTTTTATCGGTTATGTGGCTATCATCAGCATATCATTGCTGTTTATAAACAGTATGCTGATGATAATTTCATTTAATATTTGATTGTAAGACCTTTCTAAAAGAATTTATTTATAACGAATCCCCAATAAATTTTGCAATTGCGGCAACAGGCATAACGATAGTCGATGTCCTGCTGCGTCTGGCAATGTTTATCCCGTAAAACTCTCCTGTACTGTCAAATACAGTACCACCGCATTCGTTAGCTCTGACGGCTGCATCATGAACAAGTACATGCTTAAAGCCATCAGAACGTACACTTCGCCCCCCAGCGTAGTCATAAGAAACATGTCTCACCGTAGGTTCTGCTTCGAGATATACACTAAGATGCATCGGGTTACCATCCCTGATAATATCTATGGAAATCGAATCCGCAGCCAGATACCTGTCAAATTCATTGTTGTAATCTGACGCCGTACGCACTACTGTTCCGTTAATTTTGATCACCTGGTCTTTCTCTTTAAGAAATGAAGCTACTTCACTCTCTTTACTAATGCTGGTGAGTGTTATTTTCCCATCCTGATAGGCGGCACTTGCCCCCAGGTATCCTTTACTTGTATTCAAAGGCATATCAATATATGCAGCACTTAATACGCCAACTTTAGCAGAGTCTGATGACAAAGCAGAAATTAGGATCTTACCCAGATCTTTTTGCTTGAGATCAGGGTTTTCAGCAGTAGATTTCAGCCTGATGCCAACGCCCAGTTTTTTTTCAGTTTTTAACAGAACAAGATCGTTTTCCCTGTCTCTTTTGATCACTTGAACTGAAGCTGTACCAGCACCAATTTTGAGTAGAGGATGATTAAAAACCATTGAACTCTTACTGATAATATATTCTGCACCACCATAATTAAACAGCGTGCCAAGAATAGATTGCTGTTGCACTCCACGGGAACTTTTCAGTACGACCACGCTCCTGTTATATTTAGTTGGATTCTCAGCAATATTTTCCAGTGCTGGCACAGTTTCCATTGCTATTGAAGATGTAACAGCTGGTAAATCATCTGCGGGCGGAAATTCCGTATAATCTTTAGCAGTGTTGAGCGCCGTCCAATATTTCAAAAAATAATCAACCGGAACATCATAATTCTGGTTTTCGTTTTCCTTGATCCAGCTATGCACGCCAACAACTCGTCCAATTACATCAAATAAAGGCCCTCCCGAATCACCGGGTTCCATTTTAGCTGATGATTCAATGAATCCGTCAGTTAAATCCACATCAGCTATTCTACCGAAACGCACATTTGGTGTTTGCTTAAAAAAGGATCCGGGATAAGAAATGCTGATCACAGGTTGATTCAATTTTAATTCACTGCTGGGTGCCATTTTAGCGAAAGGCCATTTTCCAGGCTTCATAATTTTGATCAGGGCCATATCATAATCAGTGTCTTTGTCCTGAATACCAATCCTACCTAAACCTACAGCAATATGTTTTTTACCCTCTGGAAAAGAGATCTGGTAAATCTGATCAGGCATAGCCGCATGAGATGCCGTAAGGATATGTCCTTCAGCAGACACTACTACACCTGTAAATCCGTTCGCTTCTTCAATACCATCCTGAACCTTATTCTTAACCGTATCCCATTCAATAATATATACACTGGTCTCCATCGCCTTTTCAACACAATTCGCAATCAGCTTCTCCAGCTTTTTGGCATCCGTCTTAGTCTGACAAAATCCATTTAATGAAACAAGGCAAAACAAGCCTGTTAAACTTAATTTTAAATATTTCATTTAGATTTACTTTTTACAGCCGATGTTTTTTCAGAAGAACGTGCTTTAGTCAGTTCGACCATCGCCTTTAATTTATAGAATTCCTTATCATCAGATCCACTATAGCCGATGCTGGTTTGATTAATATTTCCGTTAGCATCGATAACAAATTTCTGAGGTGTACCTAAAGCGTTTAATGCTTTAAAAATAGCTTCATTATTATCGAATAATACGTTGAGTTTATAGCCATTTTTTTCCATGTATGGCTTTACAGTCGCTGCATCCTCGCCTTCATTAAGGACAAATAACCGGAAAGGCTCTTCTTTATAAAAGTTAACTAAGCGTTGAAAGGCGGGAAATGCTGCAACACATGGTTTGCATACCGTACTCCAAAAATCGATAACAACTATCTGACCTCTGTAATCAGACAATTTAACAGCCTTACCATTAATATCAGTCAAAGTAACATCAGGTGCAGGCTTCGTAACTGTAATCCAGGCCTTTTCTACTTCCTTATAAATCTTTTTATAAGATTCATCTTGTAATGCTGTGATATATTTATCCACGTCTGCACTATTTCCTTTGACTTTTTGAAAGACCTCTTTTAAGGTCGCAATCGTTTTTGGTGTGGAAATCGCATTACCCACAGCCATAGATAAGGTGTCAAGTGCCCTTTGATGCTGCCCGGCAGCTGATAATATGATACCATAACGGTTAAGATAATTAGCCTTTGTGTTTCTAAAATAAGAAAGGTTTCTAAATGTGGCATATTCACCAGATGCCTTGATGTTTTTCATAGCTATATCAACATGACCAAGTCTGGCATTGGCTACTGCATTTACTTCAAGCAAAATTCCTGTCCGTGAAAATGTGTCATCATGTATTTTCTTTCTCAGGTCATCTAAAAGCTGTTTTGAAATCTGCTCCACTTCTGCAACATTCTTATTGTCGTCAACCCAATATTCAAGCAAATTGCTCAGCTCAAATAACTGTAGCGCTGTAAATTTTGGACGGGTATTCTTATAGAAATTATATTTATCAATATTTCCCTTAACCAGCCAGTCAACCGCTAATTGAGCGCGATATTCATTATACTGGTCTGGTTTAGCGGCACCAGCCGGTTTTTTTTGCGAGTAAGTCATTATAAAATCGTTCTTCATCTTCTACGTTGACCAGAGCATTGAATTGTTTCGCAATCTGTTGTGGTGTACGCTGTGCATATAATGTGCCGGAAACCAGCACCAATAATAAAATTAGCTTTTTCATAATTCTATATTTAACTGTGTGCTTTTACGATTTCAACCATAGCTTTCAACTTGTAATATTCTCTGTCTGTAGAACCCGCATAGCCTGAACTATAGAATCTTATAGTACCGGTTGGATCAAAAATAATCTTGGTAGGGGTTGCTTGAATATCGTATGCTGCGTTTGGCACATCTCGTAAGACATCCAGGGTTATGCCTTTTTTCGCGATAAAACTTTTAATCGTTTCCTGGCCTTCAAACAAGTTGATCACAAAAAGCTGGAAAGGATCATTTTTATAATCTGCCACCACTTTTTCAAATCCTGCAAACGCGGCCACACAAGGTGTACATCCGGTGGTCCAGAAATCAATCACCAGAATTTTTCCTTGATAATCAGCAAAGTTTACCTTTTTACCGCTCAATTCAGGTAACGAGATCTCTTTAGCGTGTTTCCTGGCGGTGAAAAGAGTCAGAGTTTTATCCTTACTATCTTCATCCGGGTTAGCTATAACTCCCCGAAATGGTATTTTGCTATCTGCGATATATGATTTTTCAACCTCCTTGTAATACTTGTGATAAGCCTCATCCTGCAGAGCTTTGATGGTACTATCCAGTCCTTTATCGCTACCATTCACCTTTTTATAAATTTCTCTCAGGGTTGCTATCACCTTAGGATTGGAATCAGCATTCCTTACAGCTTCAGTGAGTAAATCCAAAGCCTTTTTATGCTGACCCGCAGCATGCAAAACAATTGCGTAACGATTCAGATAATTGGACTTAGAATCTTTGAAATATTTTGCTTCTCTCATACCTTTGATAACTGAAGAGCGTTCAATATTTTTCATAGCTACGTCCACATTGCCTAATTTCGCATTGGCCATTGCATTTACCTCCAAAAGGACCTGCATTCTATCCGTAGTCAGCTCATCATTTGCCTTATTTTTATCCAGCCTATCCAAATATGCTTTCGAAACTTCTTCAACAATCTTTAGATTATTACTATCTTCTACTAAATGTTCCAATGTGTAGCTGAAGTCAAGCAAATTCGGGAAAGAAAATTCAGGATTGCCTTTGGTATAATATTTATACCGTTCCAAATTTCCTTTGGCAAGCCAACCAATTGCCAAAGAACTTCGGTAATCATTATACTGAGCAGGTTTTGCCTTATTTTCAGGCTTTTCCCTAATCATTTGATTATAGAATTTCTCTCTGCCTTCTACGTCAACAATCAAGTTAAAATTGGTATAGTTATATTTCTTGGGCACAACCTGCTGAGCCCATGCTGAACTAGAAATCAGCAAGGATAAAATTATCTTTTTCATGAGTGAGTATATATGTTCTTATAGTTATATTTTATTTGATCAGTTCAGCAAGCCTGTCATGTAAATCCTTACCTCTTAAATCTTTACCAACGATTTTACCATTCGGATCGATAAGTACATTGGCTGGAATGGATGATATATTGTATGATTGTGTTACTTCGCTCTTATCAGCTTTGAAATCACATACCTGTTTCCATGGCAATTTGTCTTCAGCAATTGCTTTTAGCCAGAGGTTCTTTTTTTCATCCAGGGAAACGCCTAAAACCTGAAAGTTTTTGTCTTTATATTTTTCATAAGCAGCCAGTACATTTGGGTTTTCTGCACGGCAAGGCACACACCAGCTGGCCCAAAAGTCTACCAGCACATAACTACCTTTATAAGAGGATAATGATACTGCTTTTCCATCTGTATCATTTAAAGTAAAGTCAGGTGCAGTTTGATTACCAGAAACGGCCAGTTTTGCCTCATCCATTTTTGGTTTCCAGCGCAGTACCTTTTCTGTATTTTGCATACGTTTGCTCAGCGCATTATACATAGGCTCAACCAATTTCGGCTGAATTGCACTTTGGGTAAACAAATCCATCAGATCGACGCTCATATAGTTATCCGGAAAACGTTTTACCATATCCGAAATCAACATCTCGTAAAATTCCATTCCGGATGGTGCTCCTTTTAACGCCTTATTTCTGGCTGCAGCCTCAAGGGCATAGGCTTCCCATGCTTTTTGCTCCTTGCCACCACCAGCATAGGAGGCCGTCCCTGCAGTGTCAAATGTGATATCGATATTGCCATCCAGATAAAACAGCGCTACGTTTTTCATTCCGTCATTCTCTTCGGACTGAGCTTTGCGCGCTTTTTTACCTGCAGTACGAGGCATAATTAAGTTCAACTCCGCCATTTGCGGTCTTCCAATAATGCCTGTAAATTCAAATTTACCATCACTAATGCTGACAGTATCAGATTTATACTCACCACCCTTGTCATCGGGTGGATAGGCCATTACGGCTTTAATAGCCTTATTAGTACTTGGAATTTTGCCTTTAATCCTATAATTCGTTTGAGCATTTAAAAATGCAGGCAGCAAAAAGACAACTGCTAATGCAAGTAATTTATTCATATGTATGTAGTTAATAGCGAATTGCCCCTATAGGAACAATTCGCTCAGTTATATAATTGATTTTCTAAGGATTTTCCTGCAAGCCCTGGCTTTCGCGCAGCATACGTTCGCCAAATTTTAAAGCAAATCTTTCAGGTTTCAGTGTATAGCTTTGCAGCACATTTCCATCAGCATCAAAACTTTTATGCGTATATTTTATATGGCTGGAGTAAATTGGATCCTGCGATAAGCGACGCATATCTAACCAACGCAGACCTGTAAAGGCAAATTCCCGAACACGTTCATCGAGGATGAATTTTACCAAAGCCTGCTGATCTGTACCAACATTTGCAGGTATTGTAGCAGCATCTTCAGATAGTCTGTTTACCCTCAGTTTTTCCAGATCTTCAATTGCGCCGCTAAGATTACCTCCACGTGCTTTACATTCCGCACTCATCAGGTATAAATCTGGAAGTGAGGGTCCGGCCATAACAAAGAATCCAACAGGACGTCTCATTCCTTTCGCAAGTATTTCATCTTCAAACGCATTTCTTGGATCAAATAATTCTACACGTTTATCTGCAGGATCATATAATGATGCTGTTTCAGGATTGATTACAAATGTATTTTGAGCATCAAGCAGGAAAGATCTTGCCTGAATATCATAAATGGTTTCCGTATAATTAGCTGGGATTGGTTTCTTGCTAAAGCCAAAAGGACTAAAGGGAAACCAGTTATTTTGACCTTCAGGATTTAATACTTCGTTGTAGTCATATAATTTTAAGGTAATGTTAGCTCTTGATAATTCTAAAAATGCAGCATCAATTTGTTTTTTTGCATCATCAAACCTCCCCATTGTTATAAAAACCCGGGCCAAATAGAATTCTGCAGCCAGCTTAGACATTTTACGACGGTGAACAAGGGGGCCAAGATGGGCTATTGCCTCCGTTAAGTCTTTAATGATAAAATCATAATTTTCCTTTTGGCTC is a window encoding:
- a CDS encoding LacI family DNA-binding transcriptional regulator, with the protein product MSDKPTTIKEIAKLLDISVSTVSRALNDHSSIGLITKMRVKKMAKELNYEPNQRAIQFLQGKSNTIGVILPELAESFFSAAISGIEDIAYQRNYTVLLAQSHDDADREKLLIEKMKMQRVDGLLISVSKTTNTYEHFEAFKKSNIPIVFFDRIPPVKNIHFVASNLESGTFEAVNFLLKKGHRTIGMINGPTNLVASTERKNGYIKAMTSHRLKFDPSLMVNCDLTEAGTIESMDNFLNHKRKPTAIVTFNDYVALFAIRYARSLNIQINKEIDFVSYANLPLINYMDFTPIASVEQFPYKQGKKAADILLDLINKPKSDSDTEPAYYNVVVESELIISKDK
- a CDS encoding phosphotransferase enzyme family protein; the encoded protein is MLDQILPLYGMETAGNNVQLFGDGLINRTWKITTPTNGYILQQVNQSVFKKPHDIDRNIVALKSYLSKTHPEYLFVSALPGLSGDSLMETPEGYFRLFPFVENSHSLNVLNKKEEAYEGAKQFGRFSRLLNDFDVKKLHITLPDFHNLTLRFNQFTVAVAQASGQRKEKSEDLISFIMKHADIVTTYKKIVEDKEIPQRVIHHDTKINNVLFDQENKGICIIDLDTVMPGYFISDVGDMMRTYLSSANEEETDLTKINVRKDFFKAIYDGYMEEMGDVLTATEKSYFTYAGKFLIYMQVIRFLTDYLQNDIYYGEKYEGHNLERAKNQVTLLERYLELEPELEEIKGKITIQ
- a CDS encoding RagB/SusD family nutrient uptake outer membrane protein, giving the protein MTNSYKTIVAMALIVSATACKKDLTLPPYSGIVNETVVGTLEGLQSATIGTYNYIKDPYYIRNYHIFAEYASDNVSLSGTTTDPLFYAYNYQHQKNQGNAENFWRKGYQAIFGTNVVIEKVVESEDPVRNQLLGENYFLRAMIHFDLVKFFGRPYTDNNGESLGVMLKTNTDVKELPARSRVKDVYALVVSDLLKSIKLMNSTKNNNFASKEVAIALLSRVYLYMGDYKNAFDYADQVIKSGRYSLLPSAGYSKYFTSVPEGNPETIFAIRHVLKDDRLDDAIGSMYWGGAIGYGEMYASQSYRDLVHKFPEDLRNSFVVPQYEKNADGTVKKDAQGNPVLQKRNGYPKYFINKYSFQEGYETLSSPVVLRLAEMYLTRAECAFQLGRPNDALVDVNVIRSRAGLSGNALFSSGNLMGYTNVLDVILDERRLEFAFESQRKFDIFRNKKTLNRDYPGTHLTSGQTTQQIPYTDPRVIFFIPENDIVLNPNLVQNP
- a CDS encoding DUF3472 domain-containing protein, with amino-acid sequence MKTIILSLSFLSLLIGTSCKKSDANTADNTKTPKEINDFVATGPKIAIALGGNAWVKTTASEQINNNGLANWTNAGAVTSVYFRTEKPGMVTVALRMKVPSGNSTFKVSTGTQSITKTASNSSFDTVAVGNFNITAKGYIKFDIQGISKTGDYFGEVSDLIISGKPVTDTVSYAKDNIDSRFYWGRRGPSVHVNYTIPDAIKNNVEWFYNEINVPAGSDPTGSYFMSNGFGEGYFGIQVNSATERRVLFSLWSPFPTDDPATIPDDKKIKLIKKGTAVHTGEFGNEGSGGQSYLIYPWAAGKTYTFLTRAQPDAVTNKTVYTSYFKPADGNWTLIASFERPATNTRLKSLYSFLENFNPEMGNIERKANYGNQWAIDTNGNWTEITAMKFTGDDIANRGYRKDVGGGVNGNQFFLRNGGFFSDATALKQTFNRPSTGAAHPVIDFSNLP